Below is a genomic region from Thunnus albacares chromosome 4, fThuAlb1.1, whole genome shotgun sequence.
TAATCTAATGGGAAAATGAAAGCAAAGCTAGTAACTACCACTATGTttgaaattcaaacatttttttaccaACACGTACAATAAATCTTCAAAGTGCACAGGAAAAATCTAAAATACCACCTAccagtaatatactgtatttatccATTTAATTATCTATATAATCTCTGGTTTCAATTTGGAACCACCTCATATTCCCTCATATGTTATAATCCATCCTTAATCCAAAGGCATCCTAACTTTATGGTTGTCCTCACCAGATGCTTTCAGCACTGGAagcttttcttttctaaaaatTGAATTTGTGATTAACTTTGTGATGAGGTAAAATTGTGCAGGTATTATACCTTTTAATCTGAAACTCAATGAATCAAAAGActtccatctgtctgtctgtctgtacaaTCGACACCCTCTGTCCTTAGACACTAgagttaatgtttgtttgattaCCTGCAATAccagttaaagaaaaaaaattctgttcaTGATCTTAAATTACTGTGCAAAAGCATAATgccaaagacaaactgaaatcgatAATCGATAGCCCTcagtctgtctcctcctcttaccttgttgttgttgttgtaatcCTGCTATAAAATGGTAGAAATCGGCTCAGTAGTGACTAATGGTGAATATTAAACCTTTATCTGATGTTACTTCAACTTCGTCTTCGTTGGATTTAGGTATagatttcaacatttttattcttaGTGCCCATGTGTTATAAAGAACACCATCATTagaagcagaaataaaatatgtttgataTCTGATTtaatatacatactgtatacaataATATCAGTAGTAGAGTACGGAAGTAGGGGTCTTGGCTGATCTTTGCCTTTCACTGTGAGCTTAATCTGCTTTAATTATGGCAccatttaaattgtgtttttcaagCTGACACATTAATTGAATCTGAGTCACTTTTCCTTAAGAATCTTTTTGAAATTTGCACAAATAAATATCGTCAAATATAGTGTATGTGATGTAGATATTTGAACACCCATGTGGCTAATCCTTagaaaaactatttaaaatattcaaacccagATAATAAGACTTCCTAATTTCATGAATGGCTGTTCGGCTGCTTTCTAAATGTTTGCAATCAAGCATTAAACCGATCAGCTGTCTGTTGCTCAGCTCTGTTACTGTGAAGAGAGCACGGGCTAAGAATAGACTTGAAGATTTAACTCCCTAATTAGTGGTGCTGACAGCTGATTGATGATGCTGTCTCCCTTCATCTGTTGCCACGCCGACTGTTGCTCTCACCGTAAGGAAAACCAAGTTGGATATAATTGCTCTTGTGTaatcaaaaagataatggcatttttttcacataaacatCACCATTAACATCTCTGGAACTGCTCCAATGGTGTAACTCAATACATGATATCATGTTAATTtgaacctttatttatttatactaaCCTTTATGATTTTGTGTTGACTGTACAGTAACTGCAGTGAAATAAACTAACtaccatgtgtgttttttgatttataaaactgAATTCATTGAAGTTATCTGTgtctgtcttcattttctctggtgtctgtgtgtgtgtgtgtgagtatgtgtgtgtgtgtgtggatgagctCTGCTAATGACATCACTGGTACAGGTGAGTCATGCTGGCAGCGAGGCTCAGTGCAGAGCGTCAGCGCAACAAACAAGACGACAGCAGAGGTGTTGCTGGCTGTGTGACGCAGCTCCTCGTCCACACATCAGAACTgccaagagaagaagaagaagaagaaaaaaggggaGTCTTCATGGAAACACAATGCAACACGCTGCGGCTTTAagcaataaaataacatttattgagatgtaacaaaataaataatctgtTTTGCAACATAATAAACTGAGGAGATTACTAATGCTCAAGAGACAGGCAGGTGTAACTGATGCACAGCAAGCTACCTCACTGACATACTCTGTGATTAAGtatacaaaaaaatcattatcaaCATGAGCCTTGTCGTTATATAAAGTCAGTTCCTCACGTCACTTGTAGGAGCTGCTGTGTCAGAGGTCAAGCACCATGAAATTTCTTTCTGTAAAcctctgcttgtgtttcttttttttaaatctgtctaaAGCTTAGAAAGTAAAGTGACCTATTTTACTATAAAGCTTCAAAGGACAAAACACCTGTTTTCAAAATGGGAAACTGACAAACTGTAGAGTTCACCTTGTTGATATCTAAGACTACAGAATACATCCCAAAAACACACCGTCCTACTGTAGGTTTCTGCtaaaacctaaaaaaatcatcaaaaatctACACTAATCACCACATTTTCTGAAAATACCATTGTAAATGattgttttaaacttttttttctcaaaaaaatctggtttctttaaatgtaattttgatgCAGGTTCATCAGAGGCTGTACAACGGCACCCATTAAGACACAAGACACTGAACCCTGCTGCTCTGTAGCTGACCCTGAAACCTGATTTCATGTTGAGAGAGGAGAGTAAAAAGTCATGTTTTcactggaaataaataaaacatcagttttCTTATTTCATGCCACTGACTTTAGCAAATGTGCTGAGTATATTTTCACATACTGTCATTAAATTAAAGTTAGAATGACAACATAAGCCTAAAGTATCAGCCATTTGTGCAAAATATTATGTAAaagatgtgagagagagaggggatgagCCAAACCATGACTTGTTATGTAGTTAAGGACAAAAGGCCTCTGAACTTGATGGTTGAACATGCTCAAGGAAATCTGAATCAACATATGCCATACATGCTCATTTTCTTCACTAATCCATCTTCAAGGACTTTATATCTttggatgttaaagaatatcACACACCGTCTTCAAAAACCAGCACATCTGTTTGTTTCCTGAGGGTGATGAGCTGCAGAGAAAGTTACCAAACTGTTGTACTATCTTGGAGCTTGctgaaaatgttaatgaaagTCTCCCTATACTTGAAACCACATTTCCTCTACACATAACTACAGCGTGTTACTCAGTCTGTAGTAAGTTAAGAGTCAATTTCCAAAGTTGCAGTGCCCCCTGCTGTGTCGAGCCTGTTTCAAATGAAACAGGTGGTATGTCTGACACACAACATTGCTCACAAAAAACGCATTAATTCAACAAAATTAAAGGTTTTTCCCGATGAAATCACTTACTTTTTACCACTATCAGCTAAAATCTGCAGGACATAAAGTccatgtattttaaaaatcaaactaaaaAGGTTGTTTCCCCTACATATTTACTgaataaagaacattttgaacTTGATTCATGACTTCGATGTTTAGAAGTCACTGCAGGTTTATGATATCAGTCGCTGGTAAATTCTGACATTTACGATATAGACTTTGATGTTGATAAGAGCGTTCTCCCCGCTGGATGCTCTTGATGTCAGTGATGCAAGCACACGTGGAAAAACCTGCTCAGTAGCAGCCTGTACAGCAGACTCTGAGCGGAGTTCAGTGGCAAGCCTGAGCACAAGTTCCCTGATACCGCTAAGCGTTCTCATTTCCCCCTCTGGTTGGAGTCTTCTTTGGTGATGCAAGGGCTACCGCTCCTGCACGCTGTTATGGAGCTCCGCCTCTCTACTTTGCTGTCATGGTCTGTGGAGAGATGGgaaaagatgaagatgagacCTGGAACACAAATTTTCCTTACAGGTAGGAGTCACCAAAAGTCCCCTTAGAGTCACTTaagaataaatgttaaaaaaaaaagcactgactAGTTTCTCAGGAGCACTTAAGAGTAACTTGTAATACAACAATAATTGCAGTCTGACGCAAGTGGTTCTTGAAATTATGAGTGGCAACTTATAAATCTTTAACGTCCTAAAATCAAAACTGTTAATCACTGTAAGTCAGTTGGcatattaaaggaaaacaagctttatttttaaaacctcTGCTATTTTAACTCACAAATATGTAGCTTTACAATGACTGGACAGGCAGTTACGCTGAAATAAAGgcttaatgttttgttttgagtcaCAGTAATCAGGATGCAACCAGTTTTTTAAGACCTCTGAAAAAACAGTTTGGGGAATTCGGCAAGAAACTCTCCCACATGGAGTGAAGTCATCATAGTTCATATGATCAACCCGAGCTGTTGAGTAACAGAAAGTCTTATTGCAAGGATGAGGACTTCTGGGCTGGTAATAAGGCAGTCACGAAGTCAAGATATTGAGTGAAGAGGATGgctaaataaatcaaataaaagttGATGTTCATCGTGTATTGCAACAATCACTTGTGAGCTGCATTTATTAGCTTGCAAAGACGATTTGTGAATAAACACAACTTATAAATGACTTTTTGTATACCTGTCACCTCTGCAACATTCACTTTACAACATGATCTCAATGTTCGATGTCTAAATAACACGTGAAGTGTTTCTCCTGTGTTCATGAGTCAagtattattcatttattaactTATTCCTTCATTTATTTGCTCTTTTAGAGTCCCTCAGTGTCCATGTGTTTTAACAACATgcagtaatataataatatatgaacaATGTTCTTTGTAACACAAGAATTTAATAGCAGATATTCAGTAAAAtacatggaaaaatacaaaggGTTAGATTTATCAGATTGATGATTGTGTATTATATTAAAACAATGTGTGAGAGATGATATCCTGACTAGATAAACAATGGAAGATAAGTAATGTGACGTTGACaggaagtgaaagaaagaaagcgaTGATTAATGAGAGACACATAAGTAGGAAACTTGGATGAGTGAGATAGGAGACAAAGTGAGGGAGATCGACGTCAGAGATGAAacatatgtcattttttgttatttccgCAGTCCTTTTGGTAGAGGGAGAAGATGTATAAAAAAGACTGTGCCATTTTGCAGCCcacaggttttatttttgtacactGTCGCTTGGTGAGTCAATGCAACGCCCCTCCAATTACCTCCCACTCCTTCGCCCCCACGCCCCATCCATCCCGCCCTTCAGCCCACGCACCTAACACACTCTGACGTCAGTCGCTGctgaggggagggagaggggggggggtccGATTCAGCCGCCCACAGAGTACTTCCtatctcccccccccccccccccctccctccctccctccctccccgccCCCTCATGTCTTTGCTggcttcctcctctccttgctTCATCTCTTCAACTGGCTATCACAGCCCAGAACGACTAACTTTCCCAGAtcacttgcttttttttttttttttttttttttgctctttcttGTGAGGAGCTGTGATGCATCAGGATAAAAAATGCTCCAGTAACAGGGTATAAAGGAAGTGCGATAACAGTGTAACACTCTTCTCCCCTCCTTTTCTCGCTCTTTTCCTCTCAGCATATCTCTCTCCACCCTCCTTCTGTTTCCCCTTCTAACTTCTATCCTCTCTAATTTACAGTCTGGTGAAGTTCAGCTGTGCATGGTGGGAGGCGTCACCTCAGAGAGATTGTGACTCACTAGAGTTCAAGCTGTAGAgctataaaatattaattgtCAGGAGAGTTTAGGGAATCTCTGTCTGCCATTTTCAATTCAACCCCAACATCATctcatcttttatttctttaaatctCCCTTTTATTCCAACTTAAAGCagtactttgacattttgggcaatatgtttatttgctttcttgctgagagttagatgagaagattgataccgcTCTCGATTTGAGAGTGGTTATTGATCTTCTATCTCATCACTGGAAAGTGAATGAGCATATATTTCCCGAATgttgaacttttcctttaaccTGCATAGCGATGGGCGAACACTTTAAAATTTTTATTCTGTGTCCATTATTAAGCGCATAATATTGTATCTGAAAAGTCACCTGTGGAGTGAGTTCCCTCTGACCCTAAGCTGAGCTTGCCAGCCCGATCGTGTGACACCATCCGAGCCAGTCGCAGCCCTTCGTCCATTAGCGTTTGCTGTATGAGATGGCGACTCCAGTTGGCTGGGTTGGAAGTGTCGGTGGGAGGACGGGGAGATGGAGACTGGTTGCACTGTGAGCCGATGTCTAACAGGACAGACAAATTAGGGTGTAAATGCCATCTTCAAACATGGGTAACCCTAAAGGTTCTTACAGAAACAGGAAGAATGTCTTTTAGGGTAAAAGACGTTGATCAACTGCAGACAAAttcagagtaaaaaaaagtattttttattacaGAAGATTTAAGTCTTTACCATGTGATACACTATCCAGGCTTTCTGTGGATAAGCTGTCATCATCTGCCCTCTGAATTAAGCCGTCTGAGCCCTCCACTCCGAGAAGTGACGACACACTCTCGGGCACAATAACCTAAAAAACATTATACACTGTCGAGTCAGTCCAGGTGAGTCACTTCAAACATCTGACAAATGACCTGAATTTTGAatccacacacactgcaggagAGCCTGAACTCACCTCATGTCTCGCTCTCTTCTGGGACAGAACGCTGTTCTCATCTGCATTTGACCTGCAGGGAGAGAACAGTcaagaaaatgttcttgtaCAAGTTGCAGCAACAAGCAAAAAGTCATACTGAATACAACGTTTATTCAACTTGTCAAATTTTGcattaaaaccatttattttttaagaatgGGATTATCCATCAGAGTACCTTTGCACAACTTTCTTTGACTCAGCATTCACATATTTGTGAATTAGTCATTGTTTTGTACTTTCCAGTTACCTTGTAGGACTTCAGGATTAAGAAATATTTAATAACTCTGGGATTGAGAcaatttgaaattatatttgcCAGCAAAGGGACTTTTTAAATTAACTATACTATAGTAATgacagtataataatataatttcaagagtacttttaaaataatttccgTGCTCTTGCTGAGGGGCATTGTGTCCAGAAACACTGCTGATGTTTACgttcataaaaatgtattaaaatgttttttgcacATTAACAAACAGGTAGGGGATTTGTGTATTCCTGTTGGACCCCAAAGTTAAGCTCATTACACTGCCAAGGTGGAAGTTTAATTCCCACTGTGATATGAACCAAGGTCTGTCTGAAAATGAATGCGCTGGTGGGCAGATGACTAATATAAACCACCTGGTACATGTAGAATATGCTAAACACAAggtggttttttttaaagatttcattCACAATTATTCACATGTGGCTTTTTATAACATGATGCTACTCTGCATTGAACGGCATTGAACGGCATTGCCATCATGTGCGCTGTGGAGGGTCCAGACTTTGCTTTTCTATAAAATAATGGAATATTATTTTAACAGAGATAAcgcatttttttccccttgagATTGAGGCATTATCAAGACTCAGCAGGTGTGACGTGTGTTGGTCATCAGTTGCTGGTTGACAAATAAACCATATTCTCTACAGGCAGCGCCCTTACCTTGCATGCTTTAGTGTGGAGGTGTAGGCACATTTTCTCGCCACCTGCCGAGCCAAAGAAAAGAGTTCCACCCGTCTCAGTAAAAGGGCATTGTCACGCATGCAGAACTGAGCTGCAGCCTCATTGATGATCAGCTGAGGAGGGAAAGCATTGAATGAAGGACAGAtggaaactgtgaaaatggcATGAAGACAAGAAATTGCTTATCTTTGCTTCACATGTATATTTATTTCTGATCAATGCTCCCTTCCCTTCACAAACAGGTGATTGTAGGTAGGTAACATGGTGCTTTTACCTCATGATGTGTGAGCTGCTTGCCTTCTCTCCGCTTGGAGTCAAAGCGTCCATAAATGAGACTGTATTTTCGGATCTCTTCTTCCTTGTTCACATCCTGGGATCCCATTTTGAAGATATGCCCCACAGTCTTTGCCATCTTCTTGTTCAACCTCAACAGGCTCTTTACCTCTGCAGGATCTGACCTGGGCAGGGTCCTGAGGAGTCTCTCCACGCTCTCCACCACCGCCCGAGCCGTCTCTCCGTCCAGCTGTCCTCCGGGCCAGGCTGACAGACCCGCCGGGGCAAAAGAAGCAGAGGAGCTCGGAGATGTGGAGGGACCAGGAGGACATGTTGACAGCAGAGGTGGGCTGGGCGGCTCCTCCTCTATTCCAGATGCAGAAGCCAAAGTGCAGTTCCCATCGGGCTCTGGGCTGAGCCAGTGTGGGTCCATGGGTGACAGTTTTTCCCTGTAGTGTGTGTCTGGCGGTTGCGGGGAGGCCTGGGAGCAAGGGCTTCTTGGACTCCCACTGTGCATTGGTGTAAGACACGCCCGATCTTCCTTTTCACACGGTGACCCCGGCTGGCCGTTGCTCACAGACTTCCTGGGCCCACTTGTGCCCGTCCCGTCAACTTTGAACAATGGGATGCCCCCGAGAGGAACGTTTGAGACGGGCTGGCTGAAAAGGGCAGGGTTCGCCGCCCAGTCTCGGAGGGCCTTCTGCAGCCTACGCACATGCAGTGGCTTGGTGGCCATGCCAACTAGTGCCATGATCTCCAGGAACTCCTCCTCCGctgcctcacagagctgctgcacGTCGTCGCCACCCTGCTGGATGAAGGTTTCATAATAGGCCAGCAGGTTGGCCCTTTGCAGCACCCGATAGAGCTGCAACTCCCCAAGTGTGCGTGGCAGAGACATGGCACACTGCACTGGAAAGTTTAGGCAGGAGAAATGAAAGACATGAACCTGCAGGTGGAGAAATTCTCTacaagttatttatttagatGTAGACTTTTTCATCTAGATAACAATTAGTACGTCTAAATTCTTCTATATTGAGAAAAATAGGTGAATGCAGGCAGTCAATGCATACTTTAAAGCAGAAGGTGACCCCTGCATATAGAAATTACTTTCACTTTTTCagacatattttttattgaaaccTTTGTATGACTGAATGAGTACATAAACCTCTCTTACCTTCTTCGGTCAGGTCCGGTGTGCAGAGAGGGAGACGCAAAGGTGTCTCTCCAACAATCGATGTCACCACTCGAGAGTGAAActgatgaaaagaaataaaaaactaatttcGGTTGATTCAATTAAAACCGCGTTAGATTTAGACTACATTAAAGTAGAAACACTCGGATTACTGGCTCCGGTTCAGATAAAACAATCAACTGGAGGCAAGTGTTCCTTAGCCAGATGTTAAGAGAGAAAACACCCTGCTCAAAGACACATCGCagttattttcctttttgtttcttaCCCCGGTACCTATTACCGAAAGCCTCCCCGGCTCAGATTGGCGTAGTAAATCCCCTTTGCGTATCGTACCTCGTCTGAAATCACTGGCAGAAATCCTCCTCCGGCGCACCGTATTGGTTGCTGGCTGCCTTTTTGCTGTCTGTGTGGGCTGGAGAATGACGGGGGCGGACTGCAGCACGCCATCTGACCGAAAAAGAGCCTTCCTCTCCCGGTAGAGAGGCGGCTTTCAAATTGGAGATGTGGGTGGTGGTAGTGGGGGCTTGAAATTAACCCTGTGCGtcttcaagattttttttttttttaaaaatgcagaagCTTGAAGGGGGGTTCCCACAGTTTGCTATGTCAAAGACCCCTAAACGACCAGTCAGCACACCAACACTATATAGAGAACAATAGACACAGTGTCTGATACAGATGCAGATTTTTACTCAACGGAGTTTTTATGTAGGAGGTGGGTGGTCGTAAATTATTCCGAGAGTACAGGTGAAAATTCCGTCCCCCACCCAgtactttttgtgtgtttattaacaCGTTTCTTTGCAAGTTTAAAGGGCCAATTCACCCAAATACACCATCACAAACAACACCAAACAAAATGCGTGTTCTGGCCTGGGTACATCAATTTCCCAGCACTCACTACACTTCTGTTTCAAAAATCATAGAAAATGCCACACACAGAATATTAATTGCATGTTGCAGCGTTGAAATGCAACTTAGATACTGCgcattatgtactgtatgtattttcaaGACATAAGGAAGcatttaatactttaatacGTATGTattacatgttgtgtgttttgtccaccTTCACAACCATTTTCCTGTGTAACAAAagaatgattgattgatcaattGATCGGTCAGGGCTGAGTTTACAGGATACAAGAGAAAGAGTTTCATACATGACACTGGAAAAATTGTCATGTGCCTTGGAGGAAGATTGAGGGAGTAGGAAGACTGTGATACACTACatggcaaaagtatgtggacacctgtACAATACACTCATATGGGATTAATTTGGGCATTAATATGGGGTTGCCACctctcttttactgttttaatacCCTTCACTCTTGTCAGGAGACTTTCCACAAGATTTCAggacctggctgcagggatttgctcccattcacCCACAAAAGCATTAGTTAGTCACTGATGTTTAGTGATGGGGCCTTATCCCAAAATGTGTTAGATGGGGTTGAGGGCTGTGCTACAattgaaacaattagttgaaaAACATTTATGAAACAATTTTGAgaatcaattattcatttaagtcatttttttaaagaaaaaaaaacccttcactTGTTCCAGTTTATCAGCtgtaaatatttccatttttttctggacttctatgatattaaactgaatatctttggctttttgactgttggttaaataaaacaaacaatctgAGTATGACAACTTAGGCTTTTGAAGATTGTGGTAATTGTTTCAACCTCAGACCTTtagattaattgagaaaataatcaacgcATCAATTGTCGTTGTAGTCCTTCCTCAccaaactggaaaaaacatttttgagtgactTCACTTTGTGCGCAAGTtattgtcatgttgaaataGCAAACGGTTCCCA
It encodes:
- the nab2 gene encoding NGFI-A-binding protein 2 isoform X1, with protein sequence MACCSPPPSFSSPHRQQKGSQQPIRCAGGGFLPVISDEFHSRVVTSIVGETPLRLPLCTPDLTEEVQCAMSLPRTLGELQLYRVLQRANLLAYYETFIQQGGDDVQQLCEAAEEEFLEIMALVGMATKPLHVRRLQKALRDWAANPALFSQPVSNVPLGGIPLFKVDGTGTSGPRKSVSNGQPGSPCEKEDRACLTPMHSGSPRSPCSQASPQPPDTHYREKLSPMDPHWLSPEPDGNCTLASASGIEEEPPSPPLLSTCPPGPSTSPSSSASFAPAGLSAWPGGQLDGETARAVVESVERLLRTLPRSDPAEVKSLLRLNKKMAKTVGHIFKMGSQDVNKEEEIRKYSLIYGRFDSKRREGKQLTHHELIINEAAAQFCMRDNALLLRRVELFSLARQVARKCAYTSTLKHARSNADENSVLSQKRARHEVIVPESVSSLLGVEGSDGLIQRADDDSLSTESLDSVSHDIGSQCNQSPSPRPPTDTSNPANWSRHLIQQTLMDEGLRLARMVSHDRAGKLSLGSEGTHSTDHDSKVERRSSITACRSGSPCITKEDSNQRGK
- the nab2 gene encoding NGFI-A-binding protein 2 isoform X2, producing the protein MSLPRTLGELQLYRVLQRANLLAYYETFIQQGGDDVQQLCEAAEEEFLEIMALVGMATKPLHVRRLQKALRDWAANPALFSQPVSNVPLGGIPLFKVDGTGTSGPRKSVSNGQPGSPCEKEDRACLTPMHSGSPRSPCSQASPQPPDTHYREKLSPMDPHWLSPEPDGNCTLASASGIEEEPPSPPLLSTCPPGPSTSPSSSASFAPAGLSAWPGGQLDGETARAVVESVERLLRTLPRSDPAEVKSLLRLNKKMAKTVGHIFKMGSQDVNKEEEIRKYSLIYGRFDSKRREGKQLTHHELIINEAAAQFCMRDNALLLRRVELFSLARQVARKCAYTSTLKHARSNADENSVLSQKRARHEVIVPESVSSLLGVEGSDGLIQRADDDSLSTESLDSVSHDIGSQCNQSPSPRPPTDTSNPANWSRHLIQQTLMDEGLRLARMVSHDRAGKLSLGSEGTHSTDHDSKVERRSSITACRSGSPCITKEDSNQRGK